In a single window of the Papaver somniferum cultivar HN1 chromosome 8, ASM357369v1, whole genome shotgun sequence genome:
- the LOC113301831 gene encoding pentatricopeptide repeat-containing protein At1g31920-like, protein MIRTTVHQQHNLLIPQEKHPSRSLELNSCERECFSLLQSCKCMKDFKQVHAHILKLETDARREGHLLTVCAISEWSSMDYACSIFRNISDPGVFEFNTMIRGYVKDTDPVEAILLYQEMHQKGVKPDNFTYPFLLKACSYLSAIKEGLQVHGHAYKFGFGSDLYVQNSLINLYGKCGEMQSCFKVFENTDQVNIASWSSLIGSHAKMGFWNESLRLFTEMNNEGLWRADESTLVSVLSCCANLGSLDSGRSVHGFLLRNVSELNVIVQTSLIDMYVKCGSIEKGLFLFENMQRRNQLSYTVIISGLSVHGRAEEALKIFGDMLNEGLTPDEIVYVGVLSACSHGGLVDEGLKLFKKMRFEHQIVPTVEHYGCLVDLLARAGKIDEAVEFIKKMPKKPNDVIWRSLLSSCKVHEHLQTAEIASEKLSELDPNNTSDSVLLSNTYAKAHRWEDLAKVRKSMADKGLSQIPGFSTVEVKRKLHKFVSQDKSHPKSNDIYEMIHQMEWQLKFEGYLPDLSQVLFDVDEEEKRDRLRAHSQKLAIAYALLYTSQESTIRVVKNLRMSRDCHTYTKLISKIFDRTIIVRDRNRFHHFKDGICSCKDYW, encoded by the coding sequence ATGATTAGGACAACAGTCCATCAACAGCACAATCTGTTGAtaccacaagaaaaacatccaTCAAGAAGCTTAGAATTGAATTCTTGTGAGAGAGAATGTTTCTCTCTCTTACAAAGTTGCAAGTGCATGAAAGATTTCAAACAAGTCCATGCTCATATACTCAAGCTTGAAACGGATGCACGACGTGAAGGCCATTTGCTGACCGTATGCGCAATATCGGAATGGAGCAGTATGGATTATGCTTGTTCGATTTTTCGGAATATCAGTGACCCGggtgtatttgaattcaacaCCATGATTAGAGGATATGTGAAGGACACTGATCCAGTGGAAGCTATTCTTTTATATCAAGAAATGCATCAGAAAGGAGTAAAACCAGATAATTTTACTTACCCTTTTCTTCTTAAAGCTTGTTCTTATTTGTCAGCCATTAAAGAAGGCCTACAAGTACATGGGCATGCTTATAAGTTCGGATTTGGCTCTGATTTGTATGTTCAGAACAGTTTGATTAACTTGTATGGAAAATGTGGAGAAATGCAATCCTGTTTTAAGGTATTCGAAAATACGGATCAAGTTAATATTGCTTCCTGGAGTTCGCTTATAGGTTCTCATGCTAAAATGGGgttttggaatgagagtttacgGTTGTTTACTGAAATGAATAACGAGGGTTTATGGAGAGCTGACGAAAGTACACTAGTTAGTGTTCTTTCATGTTGTGCAAATTTGGGTTCCCTGGATTCAGGAAGATCAGTCCATGGATTTTTGCTAAGGAACGTAAGTGAACTGAATGTTATAGTTCAGACATCTTTGATAGACATGTATGTAAAATGTGGATCAATAGAAAAGGGACTATTTCTCTTCGAAAACATGCAAAGGAGGAATCAGTTATCTTATACTGTTATTATTTCAGGGCTTTCGGTTCACGGACGTGCAGAGGAAGCCCTGAAAATCTTTGGAGACATGCTCAATGAAGGGCTCACTCCTGATGAAATCGTTTACGTGGGTGTCTTAAGCGCATGTAGTCATGGAGGACTTGTTGATGAAGGTCTGAAGCTTTTCAAAAAGATGAGATTTGAGCACCAGATAGTACCCACAGTTGAACATTACGGATGCCTGGTTGACCTTCTAGCTCGTGCAGGGAAGATCGACGAGGCAGTAGAATTCATAAAGAAAATGCCAAAGAAGCCAAACGATGTTATATGGCGTAGTTTACTTAGCTCATGTAAGGTTCATGAGCATTTACAAACTGCAGAAATAGCAAGTGAAAAACTTTCCGAATTAGACCCGAATAACACAAGTGATTCGGTGCTTCTGTCGAATACGTACGCAAAAGCTCACAGGTGGGAAGATTTGGCAAAGGTTCGTAAGAGTATGGCTGATAAGGGGTTGAGTCAAATTCCTGGGTTTAGTACAGTTGAGGTGAAGAGGAAGCTGCACAAGTTTGTTTCACAAGATAAGTCGCATCCTAAAAGTAATGATATATATGAGATGATTCATCAGATGGAGTGGCAATTGAAGTTCGAAGGCTACTTGCCGGACTTATCCCAAGTTTTGTTTGATGTAGATGAAGAGGAGAAACGAGATCGATTAAGAGCTCACAGTCAAAAACTAGCAATAGCATACGCTCTCTTATACACAAGCCAAGAATCCACAATAAGAGTAGTTAAAAACCTGAGAATGTCCAGGGACTGTCATACATACACAAAACtgatttcaaagatttttgatcGAACTATTATTGTTAGAGATCGAaacagattccaccatttcaaaGATGGAATTTGCTCCTGTAAAGACTACTGGTGA